The Culex pipiens pallens isolate TS chromosome 2, TS_CPP_V2, whole genome shotgun sequence DNA window CTACCGAAAGGCACTGAGAATCTCCAGCTTCGCCAAGAAAGACACCACGGTGGGTGAAATTGTCAACctgatggcggtcgatgcgcaGCGGTTCTTCGAGTTGACGTCCTACCTGCACGTTCTGTGGTCCGCCCCGATCATCATCGCCGTTTGCATCTTCTTGCTGTACGAGATCCTCGGCGTAGCCGTGTTTGCCGGGTTGGCTGTGATGGTAATCATGATCCCACTGACTGGATTTATTGCTAGTAAGCTTCGCGACCTTCAAGTAGCCCAAATGAAGATCAAAGACGATCGCGTCAAACGGATGAACGAGATCCTCAGCGGTATGAAGGTCCTCAAGCTGTACGCTTGGGAGCCCAGCTTCCAGCAGGACGTCGTAGAAACACGTGGAACCGAAATTGGTATTCTCAAATCGATGGCATACTACGGAGCGGCGACGTTCTTCGTGTGGAGCATGGCTCCATTCCTCGTAACCCTCGCCTCCTTCACAGTTTTCGTACTGATCGACGAGAACAACGTGCTCGACCCGCAAACCGCCTTCGTTTCGCTTGCCCTGTTCAACATCCTTCGCTTCCCGCTGGCCATGTTCCCGATGATGATCACGTTCGCAATGCAGGCCTGGGTTTCGATCCAACGTATCAACAAGTTTATGAACAGTGAAGAGCTCGACCCGAACAACGTGACGCACAACCGAAGCGATGACGCGATCGCTATCAAGGACGGAACCTTCTCCTGGGGCGACGAAACACCAACGCTGAAGAACATCAACCTAACCTTGGCGAAGGGAAAGCTGTCAGCAATCGTCGGAAGTGTCGGAACGGGAAAGAGTTCGCTGATTTCGGCGCTGCTCGGTGAGATGGAGAAGATCAAGGGAACGATCAACACTGACGGATCGATCGCGTTCGTGCCGCAGCAGGCTTGGATTCAGAATGCTACTCTGAAGGAGAACATCCTCTTTGGAAGAGCTTTCAATGCTCAGAAGTACGATCAAGTGCTCGAGTGTTGTGCGTTGAAACCGGATCTGGAGATGCTACCGGGTGGGGATAGCACGGAGATCGGCGAGAAGGGTATCAACTTGTCGGGAGGACAGAAGCAGCGCGTTGCGCTGGCAAGAGCCGTCTATGCTGATGCCGAGATTTACCTGTTTGACGATCCGTTGAGCGCGGTTGACGCCCACGTTGGAAAGCACATATTTGAGAAGGTGATTGGACCGCAGGGAATGTTGGTTGGACGCTCGAGATTGTTGGTAACGCACGGTATTTCCTTCCTGCCTCACGTGGAGGAGATTTTCGTCATCAAGGACGGAGAGATCTCCGAGAGTGGTTCGTACCAGCAGCTGCTGGATCAGAAGGGAGCCTTTTCGGAGTTCCTCACGCAGCACATTCAAGAGCTGGACGAAGAAGACGAGGAGTTGGCGATCATTCAAGAAACGCTGCAAGATGAACAGTCACGCCACGTGGTTCAGCGGGCCATGTCAACACGGTCGAAGGGATCGAACGGAAGTGGTGGAAGTATGCGCAAGAAGAAGTTGAGCAGACAAGAGTCCCGGAATAGTAATAAGGTGGAGACTCCGGCAGCGCAGGTAAAGGGAGCGACATTGATCGAGAAGGAAGAGTCTGCAACTGGAGCGGTTGACTTTGCTGTGTATATCAAGTACTTCAAAGCAATTGGATGGAATCTGGCGTTCTGGTCAATCTTCTTCAGCGTCATAAATCAAGCATCCGCTATATACGGAAGCGTATGGTTGACAAACTGGTCCGAGGATCCGGAAGCAGCGACGGATCCTTCCGTCAGAGACATGTACCTCGGAGTGTACGGTGGACTTGGAGGAGTCCAATCGTTCGCACTTCTGATTGCTTCCATTACACTAGCCCTCGGATGCCTCAAAGCAGCCAACAAGATGCACAACAACCTTCTGGAAAGCACCATGCGCATGCCGATGTCCTTCTTCGACACAACCCCGCAAGGTCGTATCATGAACCGCTTCTCGAAGGACGTGGACGTAGCGGACAACACGCTGCCCCAATCAATCCGTATGTGGCTCATGATGTTCTTCAACGTAATTGGAGTGTTCATCGTCATTGCTGTGTCCACGCCGATCTTTCTGGCGGTCGTTCCCGTGTTTATGCTTATTTACTACGCAGTCCAGAAGTTCTACATCGCTACCTCGCGTCAACTCAAGCGACTCGAGTCCGTCACCAGGAGTCCGATCTATTCCCACTTTGGCGAAAGCATCACCGGACAGTCGACGATCCGCGCCTACGGCGAGCAAGATCGCTTCAAGCAGGAGTCTGAGAAGCGCGTCGATTACAACCAGCTGATGTCCTACCCGAGTATCATCGCGAACCGATGGCTGGCGATCCGGCTGGAGATTGTCGGCGCCCTGGTGGTGTTCTTCGCTGCTTTGTTTGCCATGCTGAGTCGAGAGACCATCGGAGCCGCCATGGTTGGACTGTCGATCACGTATGCGCTGCAGATTTCGGCCGTGTTAAGCTTTTTGGTACGGATGACCGCTGAAGTTGAGACGAACATCGTTGCGGTCGAGCGACTCGAGGAGTACACGGTGCTGCCGAGGGAAGCAGAGTGGCAGGTTGGAACGGTCGACAAAGCGTGGCCGATTGATGGTAATGTCGATTTCAACAACTACAAGATTCGCTACCGGGAAGGGCTGGACCTGGTTATCAGGGGGATCTCGTTGAGTGTTAAGGGTGGAGAGAAGATTGGAATCGTGGGAAGAACCGGAGCCGGCAAGTCCAGCTTGACACTGGGTTTGTTCAGAATTGTGGAAGCCGCTGGTGGAGAGATTGTCATTGATGGGTTGGACATATCCAAGATGGGACTGCATCAGCTGAGAAGTCGTCTCACGATTATCCCGCAGGATCCGGTGCTGTTCTCGGGAAATCTCCGTATGAACGTTGATCCGTTCAAGGACTATTCTGACGATCAGGTGTGGAAGGCGCTTGAGTTGTCCCACTTGAAGAGCTTCGTCAAGGGACTTCCAGCTGGTCTGGATCACGAAATTGCGGAGAATGGAGAGAATTTGTCCGTAGGACAACGACAGCTGATCTGCTTGGCTCGAGCTATCCTTCGAAAAACTAAGGTGCTGATTCTGGATGAAGCCACCGCTGCAGTCGATCTGGAAACCGACGATTTAATTCAGGTACTAACCTCAATAATATCTTAATGTCAATGATTCCTAATCAATTTTCCTTTCTCAGAAAACAATTCGCTCGGAGTTTGCCGACTGTACGATCCTGACGATCGCCCATCGCCTCAACACCATCATCGACTCGGACCGGGTGCTGGTGCTGGACAAGGGACTGGTGGCGGAGTGTGATAATCCGCAAAAGCTGCTCGCCGACAAGAGTACCATCTTCTACGGCATGGCCAAGAATGCCGGCATCGTTAACTAGACCGCTGGAGAGGACACAGCTTGGAGAATCTCATCCGAGATGGCGGACACTCTTGAAGGTTGGTTGAATTACTTGGGAAATACCAGCATTTCAGAGAAATACATTGCGATACGATAGTCCTACAAATACTCTTCATGACGATACCAAAAGGATTCACTACAACTATAGAATAGACGATCACATCACCTATATTTTCATACAATAAAGATTTAAAAGTAATGACTGGTATCAGCTTATTCATTGTTGATGACATTGCCTAAGTATTGCGTTGATTTCCCACGAGACCATTACGAAGCCATTTCCTTGTGGCGCTATCTTACCTCATCGATAAGAGACTTGCAATAAAATCATTAAACCAATAGATAACCAAATATGGAATCAAGTGTCATTTGCACAGTCATCCCTGAATAACGAGGTGATATCTTTAGAGTCATTTAACTTGTTTCCAGCTTTGAATTGAGTTTTATTACCTAATACCACTATAATTCCGGACCCAGTCTAACTTACAATCCCGGCATTCTTCGCCATTCCGTAGAATATTGAGTTCTTGTCCGCTAGCAGAGCCTGTGGTGAGTCACACTCTGCAACCAGTCCCTTGTCCAACACCAGCACTCGGTCCGAGTCGATGATCGTGTTCAAGCGATGAGCGATCGTCAGGATCGTGCAGTCGGCAAACTCCGTACGAATTGTTTTCTGAGGATAGAAGATGCAGTTAGAATTTAGTGGTattataagatttttaagatcatTACCTGAATTAAATCGTCGGTTTCCAGATCGACTGCAGCGGTAGCTTCATCCAGAATCAGCACTTTGGTTTTCCTCAAAACAGCACGAGCTAAGCAGACGAGCTGGCGTTGTCCAACCGACAGGTTCTCTCCATTCTCCGCTACCTCGTGCTCCAATCCCGCCGGAAGTCCCTTCACGAACGTCTTCAAGTGTGATAACTCCAGCGCCTTCCAAACCAGATCATCGGAATAATTCTTGAACGGATCGATATTCATCCGAAGACTTCCCGAGAACAATACCGGATCCTGAGGGATGATCGTCAGGCGACCACGCAACTGATGCAGTCCAATTTTGGAAATGTCGATATCATCGATCACGATTTGACCCCCGGCAGCTTCGACAATCCTGAACAATCCTAACGTCAAGCTTGACTTGCCAGCACCGGTTCTTCCCACGATACCAATCTTCTCCCCACCCTTCACACTCAACGAGATCCCCCTGATCACTAGCTCCAAACCTTCACGGTATCTAATCTGCAAGTCCTTGAACTCTACCCTGCCATCTACCGGCCACTTCTCGTCCACTTTACCCTTTTGCCAGACGTCTTCCCTCGGCAATACCGTGTACTCCTCGAGTCGCTCAACCGCAACGATGTTCGTCTCAACTTCAGCCGTCATCCGTACCATGAAACTCAACGTGGCGGATATCTGCAAAGCGTACGAAATAGACAAGCCAACCGTAGCCGGTCCAATTGTGTCCTTCGCCAACACCGCAAACAAAGCAGCAAACAGCACAACCAAACTTCCCACAATCTCCAACCTAATTCCAAGCCAGCGATTCGCCAAAATCGTCGGATATGAAACCATCTGGTTGTAATCGACCTTGTCCTCGGACTCCCGCGTAAACCTCATCTGCTCGTTGTAAGCCCGGATCGTCGACTGTCCGCTGATGCTCTCCCCAAAGTGCGAATAGATCGGACTACGCGTTACTGACTCCAACCGCTTCAACTGACGCGATGTCGCAATGTACACCTTCTGGATGAAGTAGTAGATGAGCATGAGCGGTGGGACGACCGCTAGGAAGATTGGCGTAGAAATCCCAATCACCACAAACACTCCAATCACGCTGAACAGGAAGTACAGCCACGCCCGGATCGTAGCCGGAAGCACGTTGTCCATCACGTCTACGTCCTTGGAAAATCGATTGATGATTCGGCCAAGTGGAGTCGTGTCGAAGAACGACATCGGCATCTTCATCGAGCTTTCCAAAAGCTTATCGTGCAGCTCTTTGGCCGCCTTCAAGCAGCCCAATCCCAGCGCCACAGAACTGATGAACAGCGCGATCGACTGAATACCTCCAAGAGCTCCGTACACCCCCAGGTACATGTCACGCACCGAGGTGTCCGTAATCGCCTTCGGATCTTCCGACCAGTCCGTCAGCCAAATGCTGGAATACACTCCGCTTCCTTGCGTAATCAGGCTGAAGATGATCGACCACAGACCGAGGGACAAGCCGATGGCTTTGGTGTACTTCAGGTAGACTGCCAGCGTAACGGCTCCCGTTGCGGATTCCTCCTTCTCGATGAGCGTTGATTGATCGACCGTCTTCAATGGTTTCTCCTTATGCATGCTTTGTCTTGATTCTTGCCTGCTGATTCGTTTCCTAGGAGCCTTCTCGTCCGATTGGCTTGAGATCACAGATATGGCACGCTGTACAATCTTTTGCGAAGATTCGTCCGTAAGTGTTTCCTGTAGCAGTTGAATTTCTTCGTCTTCTTCGTCCAAGCTCTGAATGTGTTGTGTCAGGAATTCTGCGAACGCACCCTTCTGATCCAGCAGCTCCTGGTACGAACCACTCTCGGAGATCTCTCCGTCCTTGACCACAAATATCTCCTCGACGAACGGCAAGAAGGATATCCCATGGGTCACCAACAGTCTTGATCGTCCAACCAGCATACCTTCAGGTCCAATCACCTGCTCGAAAATGTGCTTTCCAACGTGGGCGTCAACCGCGCTTAACGGATCATCAAACAGGTAGATATCGGCATCTGCGTAGACTGCTCTTGCCAGAGCAACGCGCTGCTTCTGTCCACCCGACAAATTGATACCCTTTTCACCGATCTCCGTACTGTCCCCACCCGGTAGCATCTCCAGATCAGGCTTCAGCGCACAGCTCTCAATAACTTTGTCGTACTTCTTCTGATCGAATGCCTTCCCAAACAGGATGTTCTCCCTTAGAGTAGCATTCTGAATCCATGCTTGCTGCGGAACGTACGCGATCGTTCCGTCCGTATTGACCGATCCGGACAACTTCTCCATCTCCCCAAGCAGCGCAGAAATCAGTGAACTCTTACCCGTGCCGACACCGCCAACCACCGCGGAGAGTTGACCCTTACGTAACGATAGGTGGATGTTCTTCAGAGTTGGTGTATCTTCACCCCAGGAAAAGGTTCCGTCCTTGATGTACAGCGCATCTTCGCTAGCATGATGCGTCACGTTGTTTGGATCCAACTCTGCACTGTTCATAAACTTGTTGATACGTTTCACCGAGACCCAGGCCTGCATCGCAAATGTGACCATCATGGGTAACCAACCCAGCGGAAAACGTAGAATGTTGAACAGAGCTAGGGAGACGAAGGCGGTTTGCGCATCTAGATGGTTGTTCTCGTCCATCACTACGTACACGGCGAACGAGATTAGGGTCACCAGGAACGGTGCCATCGTAAAGGTAAAGTACACTCCCGCTCCGTAGTACGCCATCTTCTTGAGGATCCCGATTTCTTTATCACGTACCTCCAGGATCGTATCCTGGAAGCTCTTCTCCCACGCGTACAACTTTAGCACCTTGATACCACCCAAAATTTCGTTCATCTTCTTCACGCGATCATCCTTAATCTTCATCTGTTCCACCTGAAGGTCACGCATCTGCGTCGCCAGCACGCCGGTAATTGGAGTCATAACGATCATCACACCCAATCCAGCAAACACCGCTACTCCGAGGATCTCGTACAGCAGGTAGATACAGAGCGCAATAATTAGCGGTCCGGACCACAGTACGTGTAGGTAGGACGTCAACTCAAAGAATCGCtgcgcatcgaccgccatcagATTCACGATCTCTCCCACGGTGGTGTCTTTCTTAGCGGAACTGGAGATGCGCAGCGCCTTCCGGTATATTCCACTGATCAACCCGGTACGAATGCGGAACCCGGTTAGGAACGTGTTGTAAAAGTACTGACCATTGAACAGCGCGATCAGCAGCGAAGTCGCGAAGAGTCCAAAAGTGATCATGACACCCTGCCAGCCAGGACCATCGATTGCGATCCATTTCATCAGCTCCCTGAAAGCATGAAATAATGATTTGGGAGTACAATCGAGCTTCTCGAATACCTACTGCATCAGGTAAGGTGACGCGAACTGCAGCAAAGAGATCGCAAGCTGGAACAACCCGGCAAACCAGAACGGTGCTCCGTATGCCTTCACCATCGCCGGAAGCACGGATCCGTTGGTTTGGGCGTGCGATTTGTACTCCATCCCCGTCTTGCCGGCCTTCTTGTCCGCTTGTATCTGCTTCTGGCGACCCTTTTCGACGCTCTCGTACCAGTACTTGTCAAACGGCGGTACCAACTCGCGCGAAGCGTCCTGCGGATTGATGTCGTACATGCTGTCCATGGTGAGCGGATTGCGGAAACCTCTCCAGGTGAACGAGTCAAAGTACGCGAAAAACAGCCGGACGAAGAAGCTGGATCGGAGTTCGGGGTTTGGGTTCTTCGCGTCCGGATAGTCACTGTAGGACGGTTCTTGGTCTGGAAAGAGTTCCATGACCAAAATCAGGCAGATGAACGCGTACTGAATGACGTAGCTGATGTATTGGTACTCCCAAAAGTTGACGGAATCGCTGGACACGTCTCCTCGGAGCTCCTTGTTCTGCAGTTCAGTACGCAGCTGAATGATTCCAAAGAACATTCGCATGAACCAGAAGATGAAGATCGTTCCCGAACTTCGAATCCCGTATCGTCGTTGAGAGAAGAGTAGCGCAAGCATTACTTTCTGAAAAAACGATCTTCTTTTAGTTTCGCGAGAAGTTAGATAACTGTACAACTTACATAAGACACCGCGTTGAGTACGGCAGTCACGATCTGGACGTCGAAGAGACCCTGCTCTTCTTTGAAGGTTACGACCATCCCAAGGTCGATCCAGCTCATGCACATCAACACAAACGTGACCAGCATCTTGGTCAGAATGAACCAATTCCACGGGATGTCACGGAAGCGACTGTTTGAGTACTTGTACGCCTCGTACATCGAGAAGATGAACAGAAACAGGCATGGTATCCATTGAAGAGCTACCCGTTGGAGGCAGAACGTCAAGTCCGGGTTTTCGGCGCTCCATTCCAGCTTACCGTCCTAGTACATAAATAGAAGAAAATTGCTTCATCATTAAGGTTGCACCACCGCGGGGGCCGCCTCGGCAAACAGTCCTCAAGTAGTGTCTACACCCGGGAGCTCTTGTAAACAGCTGTATCACAACTAAACTACTCGCTTATCGAAAATCAATCTTGTGACGCGTGACGGAGATCCAAGCCGCGGTTTGCAAACATGATATCTCTCCGCACAATAGCAGTATAAGTAATATTGGCCTGTCTGACTTGATAAGATAAGGCGGGTGCCTGTTGGAAGTCCATTGATGTTCTGTTGCCAAATTCTACTAAGTGAATCATTGAAGACACGGGGTTTTCCTGATCCCTTGCAGGCACTTTCTCCACCGAAGAAGCGATCATTACCCAGAAGGGACCTCCGCAGAACTCCTCAAAGGACATCGCAAAGTCCTGAGGTAGCGAACTTTAATCCTCCAGGAATTTCACAATCTGCAGCAAAGTCAGCTAATCTTCAGCTCCAAGGACACCAGCACACCATTCAACCGTTATTACAAGGGACGAAAAACCACGCGAGACTAAGCTCGGACCGGGCTTTCGATCGCACTTTTATAGGCAGAGCTGTGTTATCAGAGGAGTTCGGGTTCCCGCTGATATGACCAATAAAGAGGTATTGCTCGGCGATGACGAGTCGGTGGAGCGCGTACGGCATGGCTCACGATTGCGTTGAGAAACGTTTGATAtggtttattattgtttttcgaTATCAGCTAATCGGGTTAAACGATTATCAGGCAACATCTTCTTCGAAGATCTGCGTAAAGTTGCGAATCTGTTTCGGATTACTGATTATGATGTAATTATTCCCGTCAATCGACTTATTGATGGAAATGGATTGCGCTTGATAAAAGATAACCTAATAATTGGTCGTGGTGATGAAATATGTACAAATGTTTGTAACATAccttataattattttaaatttattgtttaagATTTAACAGATTATTCAAATACTGAACACGGAAAGGAGGTTTACCGCGAAAGTTGCAAAATATTGGCTAAGCTAAACTTGCTAATACAATTACTAAAATACTaatatactaaaatacttaaatactaaaatactaaaatacttaaatactaaaatactaaaatacttaaatactaaaatactaaaataataaaatactaaaatattaaaaaactaaaatactaaaatactaaaatactaaaatactaaaatactaaaatactaaaatactaaaatactaaaatactaaaatactaaaatactaaaatactaaaatactaaaatactaaaatactaaaatactaaaatactaaaatactaaaatactaaaatactaaaatactaaaatactaaaatactaaaatactaaaatactaaaatactaaaatactaaaatactaaaatactaaaaaactaaaatactaaaattctgaaatactaaaatactaaaatactgaaatactaaagTACTGTAATAATTAAATACTAAACAGACCCgactatccgaagcctcgattatcaaAGTTTCGATTTTCCAAAGTTACGAATATTCGAAGGTTTTTATGGGTCTTCAAATCATgactaaaaaattttttttcgtatttttattttattttcttaaggctggtacaaattttattaaaagtcttTGTACCccctttgtaatttttgtaatttttgttttcgtcaaatcttaatttttttaaaattaatgactactagtttaaaatgcattttaaaagactttttccatgtaaatattgaaactatggctcgttatttcaaaatttatattttttttatttttttgctcgaCCCCGGCCaaagtcgagggacaaaaactttgaaaatatttgcatcggcctaatttaaACATAAAAGTTGACCACTATTTTGGgggtaaaaatcgaaaataaaagaacgaaaaaaaaaggtttagtgattcgattatccgaaattaattttttcagagaccttcggataatcgagtctggactgtactaaaatactaaaatagtaaaaatacttaaaacacatatgatttcattaaatttgttacATTTTATTTGCTCTTCCaacgatttttccaaaattacattttttccaatttacaattttatgctTCGTcacatttaattatattttcgaAGGATGTATTGAATGAAATGAAAACCTTTATCCTTAACTTGCTTATCGTTGAAGCAAAAACAGAGGTTATTTAGACAGAAATGTTTACAAGGCATTGAAGTTCATTTCAAATTGACTTTTTATAGCAAACTCAAACCTTTTTTATTCTGGTTTAAAATTGTAACGCATTTAACGGGTGATTGGCTCATTCAACCTTTTTCGAGCACAAGCTCTATTCCATTGTACAGTACACTCTTTTGGAAAGCTTGGCAATCAACTCGTGAACGAGCTTTGCAGAGAGCAATATCAAAAGCaacaaatcttaaaataaaaagagaGAACAAACAACCTTAAAAGCTCCTTCTCGCAACCAGCAAAGTGAGAAATATCCAAGTCACGTGTACGCGTTTGATAGCAACATCGTATCAAAATAATAAACAGAGAGGCCATTCAAGTGTGGGGTTTTACATTCAATGCTCACTCTCTCATTCACTCTCTTTTGCTTAATAAAAAGTTTGAGAATGAAAATATGCTCACAGTCGAAGGCTTCCTTATGTACGCGCACACTCTCACAGTAGTGCTCTTGCCGAAAGCGTGAATGAACTCATTaccaaaacaaataataaattgataTAGTGGGCCTTTCCTAGTAAAGTTTCCATATGGTTGCAATTTTTGGGTTAGTAGCGGGCTGGGGAAGTTACGGCGAGCAACTAGTACTACcgtgtgtgttgtttgttttgggTACAATCAAGGTTCAAGTAATTTAAGCAATCTGTAAATAAGAGTTAACggcttggaaaaaaatcaacaatgaaAGCTGAATAAAGTcaatttattttctaattaaccaatcgaaatattttgtttgagaaACTAGTGTAACCTTTTTTTGTAGTTTATTATCGATTTAAAAGAATATGTCTTTCTAAAATCACTGAAAATATATAGAAATAtgcaaatatttcccaaatttctATTTAATGTGCCTTAACAGACTCCAAATAG harbors:
- the LOC120420484 gene encoding multidrug resistance-associated protein 1-like, whose amino-acid sequence is MTFEEFCGGPFWDDTLTWRAEDADLTFCFQRVILQWVPCFFLFVFTAYEAYRIATSRYRDIPWNWLNITKIVINCALMVLSWIDLGMVVNYHDQNGVFDVQIVVAVLNAVAYIVVMILYYFFRKYGVRSSGTVFIFWFLKAFFGIIQMRTEAKLHQARDNPIGSGETIVFAEYQFVSFTLQYAFICLILLLEILPDQAPRYSDYPKQRNPNPELKSSFFVKLLYMYFDSFTWTGFRKPLTDDDMFDLNPEDTSRELVPPFDKYWYESVENGRRKQMATDKKAGKVNPTYKPHAQTNGSVLPAMVKAYGGPFWFAGLLQLAISGLQFASPYLMQELMGNIAMDGPFWIGMLITFALFFNSLLIALFNGQYFRKTFIVGFRIRTGLISAIYRKALRISSFAKKDTTVGEIVNLMAVDAQRFFELTSYLHVLWSAPIIIAVCIFLLYEILGVAVFAGLAVMVIMIPLTGFIASKLRDLQVAQMKIKDDRVKRMNEILSGMKVLKLYAWEPSFQQDVVETRGTEIGILKSMAYYGAATFFVWSMAPFLVTLASFTVFVLIDENNVLDPQTAFVSLALFNILRFPLAMFPMMITFAMQAWVSIQRINKFMNSEELDPNNVTHNRSDDAIAIKDGTFSWGDETPTLKNINLTLAKGKLSAIVGSVGTGKSSLISALLGEMEKIKGTINTDGSIAFVPQQAWIQNATLKENILFGRAFNAQKYDQVLECCALKPDLEMLPGGDSTEIGEKGINLSGGQKQRVALARAVYADAEIYLFDDPLSAVDAHVGKHIFEKVIGPQGMLVGRSRLLVTHGISFLPHVEEIFVIKDGEISESGSYQQLLDQKGAFSEFLTQHIQELDEEDEELAIIQETLQDEQSRHVVQRAMSTRSKGSNGSGGSMRKKKLSRQESRNSNKVETPAAQVKGATLIEKEESATGAVDFAVYIKYFKAIGWNLAFWSIFFSVINQASAIYGSVWLTNWSEDPEAATDPSVRDMYLGVYGGLGGVQSFALLIASITLALGCLKAANKMHNNLLESTMRMPMSFFDTTPQGRIMNRFSKDVDVADNTLPQSIRMWLMMFFNVIGVFIVIAVSTPIFLAVVPVFMLIYYAVQKFYIATSRQLKRLESVTRSPIYSHFGESITGQSTIRAYGEQDRFKQESEKRVDYNQLMSYPSIIANRWLAIRLEIVGALVVFFAALFAMLSRETIGAAMVGLSITYALQISAVLSFLVRMTAEVETNIVAVERLEEYTVLPREAEWQVGTVDKAWPIDGNVDFNNYKIRYREGLDLVIRGISLSVKGGEKIGIVGRTGAGKSSLTLGLFRIVEAAGGEIVIDGLDISKMGLHQLRSRLTIIPQDPVLFSGNLRMNVDPFKDYSDDQVWKALELSHLKSFVKGLPAGLDHEIAENGENLSVGQRQLICLARAILRKTKVLILDEATAAVDLETDDLIQKTIRSEFADCTILTIAHRLNTIIDSDRVLVLDKGLVAECDNPQKLLADKSTIFYGMAKNAGIVN
- the LOC120420485 gene encoding multidrug resistance-associated protein 1-like — protein: MSFEEFCGGPFWDGKLEWSAENPDLTFCLQRVALQWIPCLFLFIFSMYEAYKYSNSRFRDIPWNWFILTKMLVTFVLMCMSWIDLGMVVTFKEEQGLFDVQIVTAVLNAVSYKVMLALLFSQRRYGIRSSGTIFIFWFMRMFFGIIQLRTELQNKELRGDVSSDSVNFWEYQYISYVIQYAFICLILVMELFPDQEPSYSDYPDAKNPNPELRSSFFVRLFFAYFDSFTWRGFRNPLTMDSMYDINPQDASRELVPPFDKYWYESVEKGRQKQIQADKKAGKTGMEYKSHAQTNGSVLPAMVKAYGAPFWFAGLFQLAISLLQFASPYLMQELMKWIAIDGPGWQGVMITFGLFATSLLIALFNGQYFYNTFLTGFRIRTGLISGIYRKALRISSSAKKDTTVGEIVNLMAVDAQRFFELTSYLHVLWSGPLIIALCIYLLYEILGVAVFAGLGVMIVMTPITGVLATQMRDLQVEQMKIKDDRVKKMNEILGGIKVLKLYAWEKSFQDTILEVRDKEIGILKKMAYYGAGVYFTFTMAPFLVTLISFAVYVVMDENNHLDAQTAFVSLALFNILRFPLGWLPMMVTFAMQAWVSVKRINKFMNSAELDPNNVTHHASEDALYIKDGTFSWGEDTPTLKNIHLSLRKGQLSAVVGGVGTGKSSLISALLGEMEKLSGSVNTDGTIAYVPQQAWIQNATLRENILFGKAFDQKKYDKVIESCALKPDLEMLPGGDSTEIGEKGINLSGGQKQRVALARAVYADADIYLFDDPLSAVDAHVGKHIFEQVIGPEGMLVGRSRLLVTHGISFLPFVEEIFVVKDGEISESGSYQELLDQKGAFAEFLTQHIQSLDEEDEEIQLLQETLTDESSQKIVQRAISVISSQSDEKAPRKRISRQESRQSMHKEKPLKTVDQSTLIEKEESATGAVTLAVYLKYTKAIGLSLGLWSIIFSLITQGSGVYSSIWLTDWSEDPKAITDTSVRDMYLGVYGALGGIQSIALFISSVALGLGCLKAAKELHDKLLESSMKMPMSFFDTTPLGRIINRFSKDVDVMDNVLPATIRAWLYFLFSVIGVFVVIGISTPIFLAVVPPLMLIYYFIQKVYIATSRQLKRLESVTRSPIYSHFGESISGQSTIRAYNEQMRFTRESEDKVDYNQMVSYPTILANRWLGIRLEIVGSLVVLFAALFAVLAKDTIGPATVGLSISYALQISATLSFMVRMTAEVETNIVAVERLEEYTVLPREDVWQKGKVDEKWPVDGRVEFKDLQIRYREGLELVIRGISLSVKGGEKIGIVGRTGAGKSSLTLGLFRIVEAAGGQIVIDDIDISKIGLHQLRGRLTIIPQDPVLFSGSLRMNIDPFKNYSDDLVWKALELSHLKTFVKGLPAGLEHEVAENGENLSVGQRQLVCLARAVLRKTKVLILDEATAAVDLETDDLIQKTIRTEFADCTILTIAHRLNTIIDSDRVLVLDKGLVAECDSPQALLADKNSIFYGMAKNAGIVS